A window of the Parabacteroides merdae ATCC 43184 genome harbors these coding sequences:
- a CDS encoding site-specific integrase — protein sequence MLEKCLIINVLRLILVILFFIAFLNITYTARHSYATSICLANGVSMENVAKMLGHADTSVTKHYARVLDQNIFKDMQKVNSCLSELAI from the coding sequence ATTCTTGAAAAATGCTTAATTATAAACGTTTTACGTTTAATTCTCGTCATTCTGTTTTTTATTGCATTTCTAAATATTACTTACACAGCCCGTCATAGCTATGCCACAAGCATTTGCCTTGCAAATGGCGTGAGTATGGAGAATGTTGCTAAGATGTTAGGTCATGCAGATACAAGCGTAACAAAACACTATGCAAGGGTATTGGATCAGAATATTTTCAAGGATATGCAAAAAGTAAATAGCTGCCTGTCGGAATTGGCTATATAA
- a CDS encoding helix-turn-helix domain-containing protein encodes MNKFYNHYIDVEDLEDIELNHLKRNISAEPAVETCIRLIERFLMQRLVDANCNYQRTHHAIRQIINQPQIDVNTLAESACLGYRQFKRVFSNYVGMSPKEYYRVVRFQRALYLLQNHPGIEFVDLAYSCGFYDSSHLVKDFKEFTGCSPTQYLSSRSLYSTFFSEGCRLNVIKSHSRA; translated from the coding sequence ATGAATAAGTTTTACAACCATTATATAGATGTAGAAGATTTGGAAGATATTGAACTGAATCACCTGAAACGAAATATTTCTGCCGAACCAGCCGTTGAAACCTGCATCCGGTTGATTGAACGCTTCCTTATGCAACGGTTGGTCGATGCAAATTGTAACTACCAAAGAACGCATCACGCTATCCGTCAAATCATCAATCAACCGCAAATTGACGTGAATACCCTTGCTGAAAGTGCTTGTTTGGGATATAGGCAATTCAAGCGAGTATTTTCCAACTATGTAGGAATGAGCCCTAAAGAATATTATCGAGTAGTTCGCTTTCAGCGGGCACTGTATCTGTTGCAGAATCATCCGGGAATAGAGTTCGTAGACTTGGCTTATTCGTGTGGCTTTTATGATTCTTCGCACTTGGTGAAAGACTTTAAAGAGTTTACAGGTTGTTCGCCTACTCAATATCTATCTTCCCGTTCTCTATATTCTACATTCTTTTCCGAAGGTTGCAGGCTGAATGTTATTAAATCGCATAGCCGTGCGTAG
- a CDS encoding site-specific integrase, translated as MKVEKFKVLLYLKKSEPDKTGKAPVMGRITLNRTMAQFSCKLSCTPGLWNARESRLNGKSREAVETNEKIERLLLAVHSAFNSLMERKKDFDAAAVRDMFQGNAGMQMTLLKLLDRHNEEMKTRVGVDRAPTTMSTYVYTRRTLAEFIKTEFKVSDLAFGQLNEQFIRDYQDFCLEKKRLAMETVRHYLSILKKICRIAYKEGHSEKYHFCHFKLPKQKETTLKALSRENFEKLRDLEIPEKRRSHVITRDLFLFACYTGTAYADAVSITRENLFTDDEGSLWLKYRRKKTDYLGRVKLLPEALALIEKYRDDTRTTLFPPQDYHTLRANMKSLRLMVGLSQDLVYHTARYLNFLF; from the coding sequence ATGAAAGTGGAAAAATTCAAGGTGCTGCTCTACCTGAAAAAGAGCGAGCCGGACAAGACCGGCAAGGCCCCGGTCATGGGACGGATCACCCTCAACCGCACGATGGCGCAGTTCAGCTGCAAGCTCTCCTGTACCCCCGGGCTATGGAACGCGCGTGAGAGCCGATTGAATGGCAAGAGCCGGGAAGCGGTGGAGACCAATGAAAAGATAGAGAGGCTGCTGCTTGCCGTACACTCGGCCTTCAATTCCCTCATGGAAAGGAAAAAGGATTTCGATGCCGCCGCGGTCAGGGACATGTTCCAGGGTAACGCGGGCATGCAGATGACCCTGCTCAAACTTCTCGACCGGCACAACGAGGAGATGAAGACCCGTGTCGGCGTGGACCGTGCGCCGACGACAATGTCGACCTACGTGTACACCCGGCGCACCCTTGCCGAATTCATCAAAACGGAATTCAAGGTCTCGGACCTCGCCTTCGGACAGCTCAACGAGCAGTTCATTCGTGACTATCAGGATTTCTGCCTGGAAAAGAAGAGACTGGCGATGGAGACGGTGCGCCATTACCTGTCCATCCTGAAAAAGATCTGCCGGATCGCCTACAAGGAGGGGCACTCGGAGAAATACCATTTCTGCCACTTCAAGCTGCCCAAGCAGAAGGAGACAACACTGAAAGCACTCAGCCGTGAGAATTTCGAGAAGCTGCGTGATCTGGAGATACCGGAAAAACGCAGGTCACATGTCATCACCCGAGACCTCTTCCTCTTTGCCTGTTACACCGGCACCGCCTATGCCGATGCGGTAAGCATCACCCGGGAGAACCTCTTCACGGATGACGAGGGCAGCCTCTGGCTGAAATACCGGCGAAAGAAGACCGACTACCTCGGACGCGTCAAGCTGCTGCCGGAAGCACTCGCGTTGATCGAGAAGTACCGTGACGATACCCGCACCACCCTCTTCCCGCCGCAGGACTACCACACGCTCAGGGCAAACATGAAATCCCTGCGCCTAATGGTGGGGCTCAGCCAGGACCTTGTCTACCACACAGCAAGATATTTAAATTTTCTTTTCTAA
- a CDS encoding MATE family efflux transporter yields the protein MNYTYRQIWLINFPIMMSILMEQLINITDAVFLGHVGEVELGASAIAGIYYLAVYMLGFGFSIGLQVMIARRNGEQNYKATGKTFFQGLFFLSGLAVLLCLLIHAVSPYLLKRLISSPEIYQAVIHYLDWRSFGLLFSFPFLAIRSFFVGITHTKALSWSAVTAVTINMPLNYFLIFTLELGISGAAIASSLAEMGSLIVLCIYTKAKIDKDKYGLKPVYDGRLLIKVLNLSVWSMLHAFISVAPWFLFFVAIEHLGKTELAISNITRSVSAIFFVIANSFAVTTGSLVSNVIGAGARNELFPICHKVLKLGYAVGIPFVVVALLCNRWIVSFYTDNELLIELAFAPFVVMILNYTFALPGYVYLNAVGGTGKNKITFLFQVTTTCVYLVYLYWLSFCIKASLSLYLTAEYLFVILLALQSIIYLKSKHY from the coding sequence ATGAATTATACATATAGACAAATATGGCTCATCAACTTTCCGATCATGATGAGCATCTTAATGGAGCAGTTAATCAATATAACGGATGCTGTCTTTTTAGGTCACGTAGGTGAGGTGGAATTGGGAGCATCCGCTATTGCCGGAATTTATTATCTGGCGGTCTATATGCTGGGCTTCGGGTTTAGTATTGGACTTCAAGTGATGATTGCCCGCAGAAACGGGGAGCAGAATTACAAGGCAACAGGAAAGACTTTCTTTCAGGGGCTATTCTTTTTATCGGGATTAGCCGTCTTGCTTTGCCTATTGATTCATGCCGTTTCTCCTTATCTATTGAAACGGTTAATTTCCTCACCGGAGATTTATCAGGCTGTAATCCACTATTTGGACTGGCGCAGCTTCGGGCTGTTGTTCTCATTTCCTTTTCTGGCTATCCGGTCTTTCTTCGTTGGGATAACGCACACGAAAGCCTTATCGTGGTCGGCTGTTACTGCGGTGACGATTAATATGCCGCTGAACTACTTTTTAATATTTACACTGGAATTAGGCATTTCGGGAGCAGCCATCGCTTCATCTTTAGCAGAAATGGGTTCTTTGATTGTACTTTGTATCTACACAAAAGCGAAGATTGACAAAGACAAATACGGATTGAAGCCCGTGTATGATGGACGGTTACTTATCAAAGTCCTGAATCTGTCTGTGTGGAGTATGCTCCATGCTTTTATCAGCGTAGCCCCTTGGTTTCTATTTTTCGTAGCAATCGAGCATTTAGGGAAAACAGAGTTGGCTATTTCCAATATCACCCGAAGCGTATCGGCAATCTTTTTCGTAATTGCCAATTCCTTTGCTGTCACTACGGGTTCATTAGTGAGTAATGTTATTGGAGCAGGAGCGAGAAACGAGCTTTTCCCGATCTGTCACAAGGTTCTGAAATTAGGTTATGCCGTTGGCATCCCATTCGTAGTAGTAGCTTTGCTCTGTAACCGTTGGATTGTCAGTTTCTACACCGATAATGAGCTATTGATAGAATTAGCATTTGCTCCTTTCGTGGTGATGATATTGAATTACACGTTTGCACTACCTGGCTATGTATATCTTAATGCTGTCGGGGGAACAGGAAAAAACAAAATCACCTTTCTGTTTCAGGTGACAACCACCTGTGTGTATTTAGTGTACCTCTATTGGTTGAGCTTCTGTATAAAAGCATCTTTATCCCTCTACTTGACGGCAGAATACCTGTTTGTGATTCTGCTAGCACTTCAATCTATCATTTATCTAAAAAGTAAACACTATTAA
- a CDS encoding DinB family protein yields the protein MQESNFIHITAGIAQVIEAEEKLLSSLPVEVITQRRNTQNRTIKQILGHLIDSASNNHQRMVRLQYSKDLLFFPDYTQDNDLWIALQDYQNADWANLIQLWRCYNLHIIQVINSVDKNRLDSYWCDFTGTKVTLQEMIEGYLGHLHLHIKEIHELIG from the coding sequence ATACAAGAAAGTAATTTTATACATATAACCGCTGGCATTGCACAGGTTATTGAAGCAGAAGAGAAATTGTTAAGTAGCCTGCCTGTAGAGGTTATCACACAAAGGCGAAATACGCAGAATCGCACCATCAAGCAGATTCTCGGTCACTTGATTGATTCGGCATCCAATAATCACCAACGCATGGTTCGGTTGCAATATAGCAAAGACCTGCTTTTCTTCCCTGATTATACACAGGATAATGACTTGTGGATAGCTTTACAAGATTATCAGAATGCAGACTGGGCTAACTTAATCCAGTTATGGAGGTGTTACAATCTGCACATCATCCAAGTAATTAACTCGGTAGATAAGAACAGACTGGATAGTTACTGGTGCGACTTTACAGGAACAAAGGTCACGCTACAAGAAATGATAGAAGGATATTTGGGACATTTGCACCTGCATATAAAAGAAATCCATGAATTAATCGGTTGA
- the cobJ gene encoding precorrin-3B C(17)-methyltransferase — translation MNKGKITVVGIGPGNRDDITPAALSAIRQSDVIIGYNYYFQFIQDIIHPDTQCIDTGMKREKIRAEEAYKYASEGKTVTVISSGDAGIYGMAPLIYEMRTMKEAPQVEIEVVPGISAFQKAASLLGAPIGHDLCIISLSDLMTPWLRIEKRIRAAAIGDFVTAIYNPKSEGRYWQLHRLKELFLEERVPETPVGYVRQAGREEQVVNLTTLAEFDPEQVDMFTVILIGNSQSYEADGKFITPRGYYGEIKMKTDVGIGQDIMIRSFRTIEKELKNKEIPLDKKWALLHAIHTTADFDMENILRIDDHAVASLYGKFSRGEVRTIITDVTMAASGIRKGALQRMGIEVKCYLQDERTVQLATEKGITRTQAGIRLAVQEHPSALYVFGNAPTALMELCDLIRKGKAIPAGIIAAPVGFVHVQESKHMVKPFVSIPKLIIEGRKGGSNLAATLVNAILCYNDAKQLKPGRDV, via the coding sequence ATGAACAAAGGGAAAATTACTGTTGTCGGCATTGGACCGGGAAATCGCGATGACATAACGCCTGCGGCATTATCAGCCATCAGGCAGTCGGATGTGATCATCGGATATAACTATTATTTCCAGTTTATACAGGATATAATTCACCCGGATACCCAATGTATCGATACTGGGATGAAGCGCGAGAAAATACGTGCCGAAGAGGCCTACAAATACGCTTCGGAAGGTAAAACAGTGACAGTGATCAGTTCTGGTGATGCCGGAATCTACGGGATGGCCCCGTTGATATATGAAATGCGGACGATGAAAGAGGCGCCGCAAGTGGAGATCGAGGTAGTGCCCGGTATCAGTGCGTTCCAAAAGGCGGCTTCGCTTCTGGGGGCACCTATCGGGCATGATCTCTGTATCATCTCCCTCTCCGACCTGATGACTCCCTGGCTACGGATCGAAAAACGCATACGGGCCGCCGCTATCGGCGACTTCGTGACAGCCATCTACAATCCGAAAAGCGAAGGGCGCTACTGGCAGTTGCATCGTCTCAAGGAGCTGTTCCTCGAAGAACGTGTACCCGAAACACCGGTCGGCTATGTCCGTCAGGCCGGACGCGAAGAGCAGGTCGTCAACCTGACCACGCTGGCAGAGTTCGACCCTGAGCAGGTCGACATGTTCACTGTCATCCTGATCGGGAACTCGCAGTCATATGAGGCCGACGGTAAATTCATCACACCACGCGGCTATTACGGAGAGATCAAGATGAAAACAGATGTCGGGATCGGCCAGGACATCATGATCCGCAGCTTTCGCACCATCGAGAAAGAACTCAAGAACAAAGAAATACCGCTCGACAAGAAATGGGCTTTGCTCCATGCCATCCACACGACAGCCGATTTCGATATGGAAAATATCCTACGGATCGACGATCACGCGGTGGCTTCCCTTTACGGAAAATTCAGCCGGGGGGAGGTGCGCACCATCATCACAGACGTCACAATGGCTGCTTCCGGCATCCGCAAAGGAGCTTTGCAGCGTATGGGGATCGAGGTGAAATGCTATTTGCAAGACGAGCGCACCGTACAACTTGCAACAGAAAAAGGGATCACCCGCACACAAGCTGGCATCCGGCTTGCCGTACAGGAACATCCCAGCGCTTTATATGTATTCGGCAATGCGCCGACCGCATTAATGGAACTTTGTGACCTGATAAGGAAAGGGAAAGCCATTCCCGCCGGCATTATTGCCGCTCCTGTCGGTTTCGTACACGTACAGGAATCCAAACACATGGTAAAGCCGTTTGTCTCTATTCCTAAACTCATCATCGAAGGACGGAAAGGTGGTAGCAACCTCGCCGCGACTTTGGTAAATGCGATTTTATGCTACAATGATGCAAAACAATTAAAACCAGGTAGAGACGTATGA
- a CDS encoding 3-keto-disaccharide hydrolase has product MKKRMLSMAVVAAAFLCFGSDASAQKTTKLFNGKDLSGWNFVVDKNSVPAEQVYSVKDGVINITGQPFGYMYTKEKYGDYKLHVEYRWPNGKEKANSGIFLLIEEPKNPFPNGIECNLMLDNAGDFVLLGGSDLTEYQNKPGQPRPSFPKIQKANQDSEKPAGEWNEANIFVKNGVITVYINGVYQNTGTNKVKEGYIGLQSEGKEVQFRNVTITPW; this is encoded by the coding sequence ATGAAAAAAAGAATGTTATCGATGGCAGTAGTAGCTGCCGCCTTTTTGTGTTTCGGAAGTGACGCGAGTGCACAGAAAACAACCAAGCTGTTCAACGGAAAAGACCTTTCCGGCTGGAACTTCGTTGTCGATAAGAACTCCGTCCCAGCCGAACAGGTATATTCCGTGAAAGACGGTGTCATCAACATCACAGGACAGCCATTCGGATACATGTACACGAAAGAAAAATACGGAGATTATAAACTACATGTAGAATATCGCTGGCCAAACGGCAAGGAAAAGGCGAACAGCGGTATCTTCCTGCTAATTGAAGAGCCGAAAAACCCGTTTCCGAACGGTATCGAATGCAACCTGATGCTTGATAATGCCGGTGATTTCGTCCTGCTCGGCGGTTCGGATCTGACTGAATACCAGAATAAGCCAGGCCAACCCCGCCCCTCTTTCCCGAAAATCCAGAAGGCGAATCAAGACAGCGAGAAGCCTGCCGGTGAATGGAATGAAGCTAATATCTTCGTAAAAAACGGTGTCATCACGGTCTATATCAATGGCGTTTACCAGAACACCGGGACAAACAAGGTAAAGGAAGGTTACATCGGACTGCAAAGCGAAGGCAAGGAAGTACAATTCCGTAACGTGACAATCACTCCGTGGTAA
- a CDS encoding DUF3876 domain-containing protein, producing the protein MKRTKEDYPSFNLFFIVGTWESVNLNPTVIIYWSDKEYLFSIIYVSETTKQASPATYEIQQDGSQYFIAIASKRLYIDYDSAKDILSISSLGDYLRN; encoded by the coding sequence ATGAAAAGAACTAAAGAAGATTACCCGTCTTTCAACCTATTTTTCATTGTCGGCACATGGGAAAGTGTTAATTTGAATCCCACGGTTATCATCTATTGGAGCGACAAAGAGTATCTCTTTTCTATTATATATGTATCGGAAACTACCAAACAGGCTTCACCCGCTACTTATGAGATACAGCAAGATGGTAGCCAGTATTTTATTGCCATTGCGTCTAAACGGCTCTATATAGATTATGATTCGGCAAAAGATATACTTAGTATTTCATCGTTGGGTGACTATCTGCGCAACTAA
- a CDS encoding phosphoglycerate mutase family protein, with product MNDMDILELALHNQQTAWNILEHTGIIPAWERIGATVHLVGSLKSGLLAKSRDIDLHIYTDTLDIAASFSVMQELAEQLSLKEIQFKNLIQTEEECIEWHSIYEDEDMNTWKFDMIHIRKGSKYDGVVEKVTAAITNRLTPEIKNTILQIKFDVPDGVQIPGIEIYHAVFVGGVRSYEELEQWRKTNPLTNSLDWLP from the coding sequence ATGAACGATATGGATATTCTTGAACTTGCCCTACATAATCAGCAAACCGCTTGGAATATATTGGAACATACCGGTATTATCCCGGCATGGGAACGTATTGGGGCAACCGTTCATTTGGTAGGCTCACTCAAATCCGGTCTGTTGGCAAAGAGTAGGGATATAGACCTGCATATATATACCGATACATTGGATATTGCAGCCAGCTTTTCTGTGATGCAGGAACTTGCCGAACAGCTCTCTTTAAAGGAAATCCAATTTAAAAATCTAATTCAGACAGAAGAAGAGTGCATCGAATGGCACTCCATCTACGAAGATGAGGACATGAACACGTGGAAGTTCGACATGATTCATATTCGTAAAGGCTCAAAATATGATGGTGTGGTAGAAAAAGTAACTGCTGCCATAACGAACCGACTTACTCCTGAAATCAAGAATACTATCCTTCAAATTAAATTCGATGTGCCGGATGGGGTACAGATTCCCGGCATAGAAATCTATCATGCTGTTTTCGTGGGTGGAGTTCGTAGTTACGAAGAACTGGAACAATGGAGAAAAACCAATCCGCTAACAAATAGCTTGGATTGGTTGCCATAA
- the ettA gene encoding energy-dependent translational throttle protein EttA, which yields MADDKKIIFSMVGVSKVFPPQKQVLKNIYLSFFYGAKIGIIGLNGSGKSTLLKIIAGVEKEYQGEVVFSPGYSVGYLEQEPKLEPGKTVKEVVQEGVQNIVDTLKEYEEVNEKFGDPEILEDPDKMDALINRQAELQDKIDATDAWNLDSRLERAMDALRCPPEDQVVDTLSGGERRRVALCRLLLQQPDILLLDEPTNHLDAESIDWLEQHLQQYTGTVICITHDRYFLDHVAGWILELDRGEGIPWKGNYSSWLDQKTKRMAQEEKQASKRRKTLERELEWINMAPKARQAKGKARLNSYEALLNEDQKEREAKLEIFIPNGPRLGNKVIEAQHVAKAFGDKLLFDDLNFMLPPNGIVGVIGPNGAGKTTLFKMIMGMESIDKGSFEVGETVKVGYADQTHKDIDPKKTVYQVVSGGQEFIRVGGKEVNSRAYLSKFNFAGADQEKLCGVLSGGERNRLHLALTLKAEANVLLLDEPTNDIDVNTLRALEEGLENFAGCAVVVSHDRWFLDRICTHILSFEGDSNVVFYEGSYSEYEEYKRKLLGDVEPKRVRYRKLIVD from the coding sequence ATGGCAGACGACAAGAAAATTATTTTCTCGATGGTAGGCGTGAGTAAAGTCTTTCCGCCTCAAAAACAAGTATTGAAAAATATTTACCTGTCCTTTTTCTATGGAGCGAAGATCGGGATCATTGGTTTGAATGGTTCTGGTAAATCTACATTGCTAAAAATTATTGCCGGCGTCGAAAAAGAATACCAAGGAGAAGTAGTATTCTCACCCGGATATTCCGTCGGATATCTAGAGCAGGAACCGAAACTGGAACCGGGCAAAACAGTAAAGGAAGTCGTACAGGAAGGCGTACAAAATATTGTGGACACCCTCAAAGAATATGAAGAAGTAAACGAAAAATTCGGCGATCCCGAAATACTCGAAGATCCAGACAAAATGGACGCACTGATCAACCGGCAGGCCGAATTACAAGATAAGATAGATGCAACTGATGCATGGAACCTCGACAGCCGCCTAGAAAGAGCGATGGACGCTTTACGCTGTCCTCCTGAAGATCAGGTGGTCGATACGCTGTCGGGAGGCGAACGCCGCCGTGTGGCTCTCTGCCGTTTGCTGTTACAACAGCCGGACATCCTGTTGCTGGACGAACCGACCAACCACTTGGATGCTGAGTCGATCGACTGGTTGGAGCAACATCTACAACAATATACGGGTACGGTTATCTGCATCACGCACGACCGTTACTTCCTCGACCATGTGGCCGGATGGATTCTGGAACTGGATCGCGGAGAAGGTATTCCCTGGAAAGGAAACTACTCTTCTTGGCTGGATCAAAAGACTAAACGTATGGCACAGGAGGAGAAACAAGCAAGTAAACGCCGTAAGACACTGGAACGCGAACTAGAATGGATCAACATGGCCCCGAAAGCTCGTCAGGCAAAAGGTAAGGCCCGTCTGAATTCGTATGAAGCCCTTTTGAACGAAGACCAGAAAGAACGCGAAGCCAAACTGGAAATCTTTATCCCGAACGGTCCGCGCTTAGGGAACAAGGTGATCGAGGCCCAGCATGTAGCAAAAGCATTTGGCGACAAACTGTTGTTTGATGACCTAAATTTCATGTTGCCGCCGAACGGAATCGTCGGCGTGATCGGTCCGAACGGAGCAGGTAAGACTACACTGTTCAAGATGATCATGGGAATGGAAAGTATCGACAAAGGTTCTTTTGAAGTGGGCGAAACGGTAAAGGTCGGTTATGCAGACCAGACACATAAAGATATCGACCCGAAGAAGACCGTTTATCAGGTTGTTTCCGGCGGACAGGAGTTCATCCGCGTAGGCGGCAAGGAAGTCAACTCCCGCGCTTACCTCTCCAAATTCAATTTTGCGGGAGCCGACCAGGAAAAACTTTGCGGCGTACTCTCCGGTGGTGAACGGAATCGCCTGCATCTGGCTCTAACGCTGAAGGCCGAGGCGAATGTGTTGCTGCTCGACGAACCGACCAACGATATTGATGTGAACACACTCCGGGCACTCGAAGAAGGATTGGAGAACTTCGCCGGTTGTGCGGTCGTCGTTTCTCACGACCGTTGGTTCCTCGACCGTATCTGTACGCATATCCTTTCGTTCGAAGGGGATTCAAATGTCGTGTTCTACGAAGGTTCCTATTCGGAGTATGAAGAGTACAAGCGCAAATTATTGGGCGACGTGGAACCAAAACGTGTCCGTTACCGTAAACTTATTGTTGATTAA
- a CDS encoding AMP-binding protein: protein MDNRFLDLIERSIKEHWDLPAFSDYNGHTFHFKDVARRIEKFHILLEHAGIKKGDKVAIVGRNSSNWAICFFGILAYGAVAVPILHEFKPDNIHHIVNHSGAKAVLAGSSNWENMNEKMMPDVKLFMMLDNFSIIDCKNKEVRTIRDRINEYFGKKYPRSFTANDVKYHIEDPEELAVLNYTSGTTSFSKGVMIPYRSLWSNTQFAYDRLPFIHPGDNIVCMLPMAHMYGLAFEVLNSVNKGCHVHFLTRTPSPKIIAEAFATIRPALILAVPLIIEKIIKNKVFPELEKPLIKLLLKVPYIDQKVREKIAQKLEASFGGNFGEIVIGGAAINKEVETFLKSIDFRYTVGYGMTECGPLVSYEQWDTFKQGSVGRVVDRMEIRIDSNDPENEVGEILVRGMNVMLGYYKNPEATKAVMLPDGWLRTGDLGTLDKDGFLYIRGRSKSMILSSNGQNIYPEEIEDRLNNMLYVAESLIISQGGKLVALIYPDWEQVDKAGIQHSEIEELMQQNIDQLNTEMPAYSKVSCFKLYQEEFEKTPKRSIKRYLYQPAEEN, encoded by the coding sequence ATGGATAATCGTTTCTTGGACCTTATAGAGAGAAGCATAAAGGAGCATTGGGACCTCCCCGCCTTCTCCGATTACAATGGACATACCTTCCATTTCAAAGACGTCGCACGGCGGATAGAAAAGTTTCACATCCTACTGGAACATGCCGGTATCAAGAAAGGCGACAAAGTGGCCATCGTCGGACGCAACTCCTCCAACTGGGCAATCTGCTTTTTCGGAATATTGGCTTACGGAGCTGTTGCCGTGCCGATCCTGCATGAGTTCAAACCCGACAATATCCATCACATCGTCAACCATTCGGGAGCAAAAGCCGTACTGGCAGGCTCCAGCAACTGGGAGAACATGAACGAAAAGATGATGCCGGATGTCAAGCTATTCATGATGCTGGACAACTTCTCCATTATCGATTGCAAAAATAAGGAGGTACGCACCATACGCGATCGCATCAACGAATATTTTGGCAAGAAATATCCCCGTTCTTTCACCGCCAACGATGTGAAATATCATATCGAAGACCCGGAGGAATTGGCTGTCTTGAACTATACGTCCGGCACGACCAGCTTCTCGAAAGGAGTCATGATCCCCTACCGCAGTTTGTGGAGCAACACACAGTTCGCCTACGACCGTCTTCCTTTCATACATCCAGGAGACAACATTGTCTGTATGTTACCGATGGCGCACATGTACGGGTTAGCGTTCGAAGTGCTGAACTCCGTCAACAAAGGCTGCCACGTTCATTTCCTGACACGCACGCCGAGTCCAAAAATCATCGCAGAGGCATTTGCGACGATTCGACCGGCGCTGATCCTTGCCGTGCCACTCATTATCGAGAAGATCATCAAGAACAAGGTCTTTCCCGAACTGGAAAAGCCATTGATCAAATTGCTGTTGAAAGTGCCATACATCGACCAAAAGGTACGCGAGAAGATCGCCCAAAAGCTGGAAGCCTCTTTCGGTGGGAACTTCGGCGAAATCGTGATTGGTGGTGCAGCCATCAATAAAGAGGTAGAGACGTTTCTCAAATCCATCGACTTCCGTTATACGGTTGGCTATGGGATGACGGAATGCGGCCCACTGGTTTCCTACGAACAGTGGGACACGTTCAAGCAAGGCTCGGTGGGTCGTGTCGTTGACCGCATGGAAATCCGGATCGACTCGAACGATCCGGAAAACGAAGTAGGCGAAATCCTGGTTCGCGGCATGAACGTGATGTTAGGCTACTACAAGAATCCAGAGGCAACAAAGGCTGTGATGCTACCCGACGGCTGGCTACGGACAGGTGACTTGGGAACACTTGACAAAGACGGTTTCCTTTACATCCGCGGACGAAGCAAAAGTATGATCCTAAGCTCCAACGGACAGAATATCTATCCCGAAGAGATCGAAGACCGCCTAAACAATATGCTGTACGTGGCGGAGTCGTTGATCATTTCTCAGGGAGGTAAACTGGTCGCCCTGATCTATCCGGACTGGGAACAAGTGGACAAGGCAGGCATCCAACACTCCGAAATCGAAGAGCTGATGCAGCAGAACATCGACCAACTGAACACTGAAATGCCCGCCTACAGCAAAGTATCTTGCTTCAAGCTTTATCAGGAAGAATTCGAAAAGACACCGAAACGGAGTATTAAACGATATTTATATCAACCCGCAGAGGAAAACTAA